The Pangasianodon hypophthalmus isolate fPanHyp1 chromosome 5, fPanHyp1.pri, whole genome shotgun sequence genome includes a window with the following:
- the trim63b gene encoding tripartite motif-containing protein 54: MEIQRTGSLMGAPGSMESLEKQLSCPICLDLFTKPVVILPCQHNLCRGCASDLYDSRNPYRFSGGVFRCPTCRFEVVLDRHGVHGLQRNLLVENIIDLYKQQQEGGGTTAVPVKPKVSTEPLCEEHKDEKINIYCVTHQVPTCSMCKVFGEHKDCEVSPLASVYQAQKGEMSNAIDALVAGNARLQALLNQMEEACKAVQENAQHAKQRLGERFDGLYVALEERKNALLERISKEQDEKVAALRKLARRYGDRLQAGTELTDTAVQALEQSSAAEFLQSSKGLIAQTKDAAKSSLAEERPEPGFERMDHFTLFTDHIETLLSKIDFGADEDEEYEDAEEEEEE, translated from the coding sequence ATGGAAATCCAGAGGACTGGCTCCCTGATGGGGGCACCTGGCTCCATGGAGAGTCTGGAAAAACAACTTAGTTGTCCAATCTGTCTTGATCTGTTCACCAAGCCTGTAGTGATCCTTCCCTGTCAACATAACTTGTGCCGTGGATGTGCTAGTGACCTTTACGACTCTCGAAACCCTTACAGATTTTCAGGCGGGGTGTTCAGGTGTCCAACATGTCGTTTTGAGGTGGTTCTTGATCGTCATGGTGTACATGGACTTCAAAGGAATCTTCTAGTAGAGAACATTATTGACCTTTACAAACAGCAGCAAGAAGGTGGTGGAACCACAGCAGTGCCTGTAAAACCTAAAGTCTCCACTGAACCACTGTGTGAGGAGCACAAGGATGAAAAGATCAACATCTACTGTGTGACCCACCAGGTTCCCACTTGCTCGATGTGTAAAGTGTTTGGAGAGCACAAGGACTGTGAAGTTTCCCCCCTTGCTAGCGTTTACCAGGCCCAAAAGGGAGAGATGAGCAACGCCATCGATGCTCTGGTTGCAGGCAATGCAAGGCTGCAGGCCCTGTTAAACCAGATGGAGGAAGCTTGCAAAGCTGTTCAGGAAAATGCCCAACATGCTAAGCAAAGGCTAGGAGAGCGATTTGATGGTCTATATGTAGCTCTAGAGGAACGAAAGAATGCCCTCTTGGAGCGTATTAGCAAAGAGCAGGATGAGAAGGTAGCAGCCTTACGAAAGCTAGCTAGACGTTATGGAGACCGCCTACAAGCAGGCACAGAACTCACTGATACAGCAGTTCAGGCCCTTGAACAAAGCAGTGCTGCAGAGTTCCTGCAGTCCTCCAAGGGTCTCATTGCACAGACAAAGGATGCAGCCAAGAGTTCCCTGGCTGAGGAAAGACCTGAACCTGGATTTGAAAGGATGGACCATTTTACTCTTTTCACAGACCATATTGAGACATTGTTGTCCAAGATAGACTTTGGAGCAGACGAGGATGAAGAATATGAAGAtgcagaggaagaagaagaggagtgA